Proteins encoded by one window of Mailhella massiliensis:
- a CDS encoding ABC transporter ATP-binding protein, whose product MNNGIRILCELPDAASRRRLVLSGVLAVVGAAFSLMPMLGLYLMLKALLCDAGNVAGTFTGVGVALMGIFLQVVFHGLSTRLSHRAAFDTLYAVRRDILHRLSRVPQGVLDENPAGKLKSQIFDDVEKLEMFYGHHYPEIIGNLLVPVGMIVLVFFMDWRIGMALLAPIVIYVMCLGTMGRLAMKNFPLMEASTQKLNAGLVEYVRGMKEIRMFAGSARWKRFEQASEEYCDFMRRWFADCRHGMTINSIVMSSGIVFVFPVAGWLFVSGKADLPSVLFYMFAALCYAAPLTRIGRYGDEMNICMQVGARLRDLLSMEELSPGTCADMPERFDVEFRNVSFSYGEKRVFRRLSFTAEAGSVTALVGPSGSGKSTAARLVARFWDVQEGSVNIGGVDIRSLTAEALASTVAFVTQNNVVFERSVLDNIRLGKPDATMEEVERAARAARCHDFILSLPEGYDTVLGAGTALSGGERQRIAIARALLKDAPVLILDEATAYCDPDNEDELQKALSALARGKTVLVIAHRLRSVMDADRIIVLREGRIEASGTHDGLLKDCGVYRNMWNALESSENWTAGGNCHD is encoded by the coding sequence GTGAATAACGGAATACGGATATTGTGCGAACTGCCCGATGCGGCAAGCCGCCGCAGGCTTGTGCTTTCAGGGGTGCTTGCCGTGGTCGGGGCCGCGTTCAGCCTGATGCCCATGCTGGGGCTTTACCTCATGCTGAAGGCGCTGCTTTGTGACGCAGGGAATGTCGCCGGAACCTTTACAGGCGTCGGAGTCGCGCTCATGGGCATTTTTCTGCAGGTCGTGTTTCATGGACTGTCCACCCGGCTTTCCCACAGGGCGGCCTTCGACACGCTTTACGCCGTGCGGAGGGACATACTCCACAGACTTTCCCGCGTTCCCCAGGGGGTGCTTGACGAAAATCCGGCGGGCAAGCTCAAGAGTCAGATTTTCGACGACGTGGAGAAGCTGGAAATGTTTTACGGGCATCACTACCCGGAGATCATCGGCAATCTCCTTGTTCCCGTGGGCATGATCGTGCTGGTGTTCTTCATGGACTGGCGCATCGGAATGGCGCTTCTTGCCCCCATCGTCATCTATGTGATGTGCCTGGGGACCATGGGCAGACTGGCCATGAAGAACTTTCCCCTCATGGAAGCCTCGACTCAGAAGCTGAACGCCGGACTTGTGGAATATGTGCGCGGCATGAAGGAAATACGCATGTTCGCCGGCAGCGCGCGCTGGAAGAGATTTGAACAGGCATCGGAAGAGTACTGCGACTTCATGCGGCGCTGGTTTGCCGACTGCCGCCACGGCATGACGATAAATTCCATCGTCATGAGTTCGGGCATCGTTTTCGTGTTCCCCGTGGCGGGCTGGCTCTTCGTCTCGGGAAAGGCCGATCTTCCCTCCGTGCTTTTCTATATGTTCGCCGCGCTCTGCTATGCCGCGCCCCTTACCAGGATAGGGCGCTACGGCGATGAAATGAACATCTGTATGCAGGTGGGGGCCAGACTCCGGGATCTTCTTTCCATGGAAGAACTTTCCCCCGGTACCTGCGCGGACATGCCGGAGCGTTTTGACGTGGAGTTTCGCAATGTTTCCTTTTCGTACGGGGAAAAGCGCGTTTTCCGTCGCCTCTCCTTCACGGCGGAGGCCGGAAGCGTGACCGCGCTGGTGGGCCCTTCCGGCAGCGGCAAGAGTACGGCCGCACGGCTTGTGGCCCGATTCTGGGATGTGCAGGAAGGTTCCGTGAACATAGGCGGAGTGGACATCCGTTCTCTTACGGCGGAGGCGCTCGCTTCCACGGTGGCCTTCGTCACCCAGAACAACGTGGTGTTCGAGCGCAGCGTGCTCGACAACATCCGTCTCGGAAAGCCCGACGCCACCATGGAAGAGGTGGAGCGTGCGGCCAGAGCCGCACGCTGCCATGACTTCATCCTTTCCCTTCCCGAAGGGTACGATACCGTGCTCGGCGCGGGAACGGCGCTTTCCGGGGGAGAACGCCAGCGCATCGCCATTGCCCGGGCTCTTCTGAAGGACGCTCCCGTTCTCATTCTGGACGAAGCCACCGCCTACTGTGACCCCGACAACGAGGATGAGCTGCAGAAAGCCCTTTCCGCGCTGGCGAGGGGAAAGACGGTGCTGGTTATTGCCCACAGACTCAGAAGCGTGATGGATGCGGACAGGATCATCGTACTGCGGGAAGGCCGCATAGAGGCTTCGGGCACGCATGACGGCCTTCTGAAGGATTGCGGAGTGTACCGGAATATGTGGAACGCTCTGGAATCTTCTGAAAACTGGACAGCCGGAGGAAACTGCCATGATTGA
- a CDS encoding DUF1302 family protein — MQSMRTYAPHDEVTSRVHGRLEVSGTAGTFNGFLSLDAEKNWTIPALDGLSVREAWLEHVGSGWDIRVGRQLIIWGKADGVRITDNVCPTDFSDYLNRNIDEMRIPVTAAKLRFLSNTLITEFIWIPEFKSAKLATGNNPWALERSFPSALPVRTNSAGEPSSWSLEDSEFALRVSSYMAGFDVSLSAFYTWDDTAASSVSVRDISGGRWEIVMEQDYHRILIYGFDFAKPWSDFVFRGEAAYFQGRYLSTSTGGNEKHDVLKYLVGVDWSPGGNWSVTAQLLDEFIMNYDRGLVAEEHSPQATLNVSKNFFNEQLTVSDMVYVSLNDGEFFNRLQAAYELADGMELTIGWDKFYGDDGSYGVYRRNSQIWGKLRFSF; from the coding sequence GTGCAGTCTATGCGTACCTACGCTCCGCATGATGAGGTGACCTCCCGCGTGCACGGAAGGCTTGAAGTTTCGGGAACTGCCGGTACGTTCAACGGATTTCTTTCTCTTGATGCGGAAAAGAACTGGACCATTCCGGCTCTCGACGGGCTTTCCGTCCGCGAAGCATGGCTTGAGCATGTCGGTTCCGGCTGGGATATACGGGTAGGGCGCCAGCTCATCATCTGGGGCAAAGCGGACGGCGTACGTATTACGGACAATGTCTGCCCTACGGATTTTTCCGACTATCTCAACAGAAATATCGACGAGATGCGCATTCCCGTAACCGCGGCCAAGCTCAGGTTCCTCAGTAATACGCTAATTACGGAATTTATATGGATTCCTGAGTTCAAGTCCGCAAAGCTTGCAACAGGAAACAATCCTTGGGCGCTAGAGCGTTCTTTCCCTTCTGCTTTGCCGGTAAGGACGAACAGCGCTGGGGAACCTTCCTCCTGGTCGCTGGAGGACAGTGAGTTCGCCCTGAGGGTCTCATCCTACATGGCGGGCTTCGACGTATCTCTTTCCGCCTTCTATACATGGGATGATACGGCGGCCTCTTCCGTGTCTGTGCGTGATATTAGTGGGGGAAGGTGGGAAATAGTCATGGAGCAGGATTATCATAGAATCCTGATTTACGGTTTCGACTTTGCTAAACCCTGGTCGGACTTCGTATTCCGAGGAGAGGCCGCATATTTCCAAGGAAGGTACCTTTCCACATCAACCGGAGGAAATGAAAAGCACGATGTACTCAAGTATCTGGTGGGAGTGGACTGGAGTCCCGGCGGCAACTGGAGTGTGACGGCGCAGCTGCTGGATGAGTTCATTATGAATTACGACAGGGGGCTTGTCGCAGAGGAACATAGCCCGCAGGCTACACTCAATGTCTCCAAAAATTTTTTCAACGAACAGCTTACCGTTTCCGACATGGTCTATGTGTCCCTGAATGACGGAGAGTTTTTCAACCGTCTGCAGGCGGCCTACGAGCTTGCCGACGGCATGGAACTCACCATCGGCTGGGACAAATTCTACGGAGACGACGGTTCGTATGGAGTCTACCGACGTAATTCCCAGATATGGGGAAAGCTACGCTTTAGTTTTTAA
- a CDS encoding ABC transporter ATP-binding protein, with translation MIEMIRRIFELAGPQRGRLLAAALLNIVQNCCTGGICLTVLFAMVRLLEGRFVTETLIHCTLGMAALLVVRYVLEYVSTSMQSSLGYEIMRDVRIRESRRLAELPLGVFQAEEAGALSSVFTNDMAFVEMRCMAAAANFIAGMTSVIFLSLVMLIMDVRLAFIAMAGFVPAWFVYNATKRAFHAAGVKRQSMERDLIGAILEYVSGMETIRSYRMSGHVFGRINDRLAGYRDAAAAYELKALPPMMLYQLFVRMGMGLIFLCGLVFYLNDMVSLPVFLFFAVISGTYYQPVEALLGEFGLLNIMTLSLDHIDALHDRSVMPDNGAVHPRHAVPRAEHVEFCHASAETPALNDVSADFLPGTLNAVVGRSGSGKTTLLMLLARFWDVKKGRVCLGEADVRDVPFSHLMSSVTMVFQDVYLFSGSVADNIRMGRAEATSEDVVRAARAAGCHDFIVNLPQGYATPVGEGGCNLSGGERQRIAIARAILKDAPVLLLDEAFSSVDPEHAWAIQQGLSALTRKRTVIMIAHTLNHIRHAERILVMDRGRIVERGRHDELLALNGMYRRLWERECSVKSWKLEVSDSASCR, from the coding sequence ATGATTGAGATGATACGCCGTATTTTCGAGCTTGCAGGCCCGCAGCGCGGCAGGCTTCTGGCGGCGGCCTTGTTGAACATCGTTCAGAACTGCTGTACGGGAGGCATCTGTCTTACGGTACTTTTTGCCATGGTGAGACTGCTTGAGGGGCGCTTCGTCACGGAAACGCTCATTCACTGTACGCTCGGCATGGCGGCGCTGCTGGTCGTCCGCTATGTGCTGGAGTATGTTTCCACCTCCATGCAGTCGTCACTCGGTTATGAGATCATGCGCGATGTGCGCATCCGTGAGAGCCGTCGTCTGGCGGAACTGCCTCTCGGCGTTTTTCAGGCGGAGGAGGCGGGAGCTCTTTCTTCCGTGTTCACCAACGACATGGCCTTTGTGGAAATGCGCTGCATGGCGGCCGCGGCGAATTTCATTGCCGGCATGACGTCGGTGATCTTTCTCTCCCTCGTCATGCTGATCATGGATGTGCGTCTTGCCTTCATCGCCATGGCGGGTTTTGTTCCCGCATGGTTCGTGTACAATGCCACGAAACGGGCTTTCCATGCGGCCGGCGTGAAAAGGCAGAGCATGGAGCGCGATCTTATCGGCGCCATTCTCGAATATGTCTCGGGTATGGAAACCATACGTTCCTACCGGATGAGCGGTCATGTTTTCGGGCGGATCAACGACCGTCTGGCGGGCTACAGGGACGCCGCTGCCGCCTACGAGCTGAAGGCTCTGCCTCCCATGATGCTGTATCAGCTCTTCGTACGCATGGGGATGGGGCTGATTTTTCTCTGCGGCCTTGTCTTCTATCTCAACGACATGGTGAGCCTGCCGGTGTTTCTGTTTTTCGCCGTCATCAGCGGAACCTACTATCAGCCTGTGGAAGCGCTGCTCGGAGAGTTCGGGCTGCTCAACATCATGACGCTGAGTCTTGACCATATCGACGCCCTGCATGACCGTTCCGTCATGCCCGACAACGGGGCCGTGCATCCCCGTCATGCCGTTCCCCGGGCGGAGCATGTGGAATTTTGCCATGCTTCGGCCGAGACGCCCGCGTTGAACGATGTGAGCGCCGACTTTCTTCCCGGTACGCTCAATGCCGTGGTCGGCCGGTCGGGCAGCGGCAAGACCACGCTCCTCATGCTGCTTGCGCGTTTCTGGGATGTGAAGAAAGGCCGGGTGTGTTTGGGAGAGGCGGATGTGAGGGATGTTCCCTTTTCTCATCTCATGTCGTCCGTCACCATGGTGTTTCAGGACGTGTATCTTTTTTCCGGCAGCGTGGCCGACAATATCCGCATGGGCAGAGCCGAAGCCACCTCGGAAGACGTCGTGCGGGCAGCCCGTGCCGCGGGATGCCATGACTTCATCGTGAATCTTCCGCAGGGCTACGCCACGCCCGTGGGCGAGGGCGGATGCAACCTCTCCGGCGGAGAACGTCAGCGTATCGCCATAGCCCGGGCCATACTCAAGGATGCTCCCGTGCTGCTTCTCGACGAGGCCTTTTCCAGTGTGGACCCGGAACATGCCTGGGCCATACAGCAGGGGCTTTCGGCTCTCACTCGGAAAAGAACCGTGATCATGATAGCTCATACGCTGAACCATATCCGCCATGCGGAGAGGATACTGGTGATGGATCGGGGCAGAATTGTGGAAAGGGGAAGGCACGACGAGCTGCTGGCGCTGAACGGCATGTACCGCAGACTGTGGGAGAGGGAATGTTCCGTGAAGTCATGGAAGCTTGAAGTTTCGGATTCCGCATCCTGCCGTTGA
- a CDS encoding acyl carrier protein, whose translation MSVESRINELIAAHFSVGTQSIRPQTDFYTDLEADVLDLPELAMEMETEFAVALDSRVLEGVKTVEDLVNHVHDRLEIRRQELALAFFEAKARVDAAMAVHCPGGRCE comes from the coding sequence ATGTCTGTAGAATCACGAATCAATGAGCTTATCGCCGCCCATTTCAGCGTTGGTACACAAAGCATCCGTCCGCAGACGGATTTCTATACGGATCTGGAAGCCGACGTGCTTGATCTGCCGGAACTCGCCATGGAGATGGAAACTGAGTTTGCCGTAGCGCTCGACAGCCGTGTGCTGGAAGGCGTGAAGACCGTGGAGGATCTGGTGAACCATGTGCACGACAGGCTGGAAATAAGACGGCAGGAACTGGCGCTGGCATTTTTTGAGGCCAAGGCCCGTGTGGATGCCGCCATGGCGGTCCATTGCCCGGGAGGAAGATGTGAATAA
- a CDS encoding efflux RND transporter permease subunit, with product MVLILAISFYGLKQLKSDTDDSHYFNEGDELLLARDYMASIFGNDNFCAVLVHVDDVFTPRVLAGIREMGRELEARVPYVDDVISVTDMEFTRGDEEGLEVSDIVPDPVPDDPTQLAEIRKAVMAKPSLRNQIVSEDGRYAWIMVRLKHIPSGTVDEHGEFIEMVIGRTVNEIAGQEKYAWMNPETTGWPVINLEKRDFMAGEMPKLIGLSLLSIVLVLALVLRNVRGVIFPVFLAGAGLSIVLGIQGLLGVATDPMVMLMPIFLCISMAICYSLYFINFFRWEFQKKGDRLWALEHAVGETGWPIFFSAFTTMASLLSFCFVNLRPISWVGMTSASMTMLLYVLTIVLLPVLFSFGGNRRGKTGRIVERKVLLDRLMEWMGGHVLDHPRIIFTIAALALAASVAGIFRVEVAFDLRRSFGTEVPYIDRICRISETPLGSLYSFGVGIEFPNPDEARLPENLRKLEILTERIREFPLTKKVHSVLDVVKDLNQVLDAGNPESYAIPRTREEIAQVLLLYENAGGTEAERWIDYEYRRLRVMIEIDDYNSGEAVRELEAIRTWGKELFPGARVILTGTLCQFTQIQDYVSWGQVQSILISMVVISLLMAVVFGSLKIGLIAMIPNILPAFFVCAVMGFCNIPLDMMTVTVIPMLLGLAVDDTIHFINHCQLEFMRTGSYRESVRITFLSTGKAMLLTSSILCLSFAAYMFSKMIIFVHMGILVIIGILAAFLSDYFITPNLIVRLRVFGEERCAGNGKEG from the coding sequence ATGGTCCTGATTCTGGCGATATCCTTTTATGGGCTGAAGCAGCTCAAATCCGATACGGATGATTCTCACTACTTCAATGAGGGGGACGAGCTTCTGTTGGCCAGGGATTACATGGCCTCCATATTCGGCAACGACAACTTCTGCGCGGTGCTCGTGCATGTGGACGATGTGTTCACGCCCCGAGTTCTTGCGGGCATACGCGAGATGGGCAGGGAGCTGGAAGCCCGGGTTCCGTATGTGGACGACGTGATTTCCGTAACGGACATGGAGTTCACGCGGGGCGACGAGGAAGGACTCGAAGTTTCCGACATCGTACCTGATCCTGTTCCCGATGATCCCACACAACTTGCGGAAATACGCAAAGCCGTCATGGCGAAGCCCTCGCTCAGGAATCAGATCGTTTCCGAGGACGGACGATACGCATGGATCATGGTGCGCCTCAAGCACATACCCTCCGGTACAGTGGACGAGCATGGTGAGTTCATCGAAATGGTCATAGGCCGCACGGTCAACGAGATCGCCGGACAGGAGAAATACGCCTGGATGAACCCGGAAACCACAGGCTGGCCGGTCATTAACCTGGAAAAGCGCGACTTCATGGCCGGAGAAATGCCGAAACTCATAGGGCTTTCCCTGCTGTCCATCGTTCTTGTACTTGCGCTTGTGCTCCGTAACGTGCGGGGCGTCATTTTTCCCGTGTTTCTTGCCGGGGCCGGGCTTTCCATCGTGCTCGGCATACAGGGGCTGCTCGGTGTGGCCACGGACCCCATGGTCATGCTCATGCCCATATTCCTCTGCATTTCCATGGCGATATGCTACTCCTTGTATTTCATCAACTTTTTCCGATGGGAGTTTCAGAAGAAGGGCGACCGTCTGTGGGCGCTGGAACATGCTGTAGGGGAAACCGGCTGGCCCATATTCTTCAGCGCATTCACCACCATGGCTTCGCTGCTGTCGTTCTGCTTCGTGAACCTGCGACCCATAAGCTGGGTGGGCATGACCTCCGCCTCCATGACCATGCTGCTTTATGTGCTCACCATCGTGCTGCTGCCCGTGCTTTTCTCCTTCGGGGGCAACAGAAGGGGGAAAACGGGGCGCATCGTCGAAAGGAAAGTGCTTCTCGACAGGCTCATGGAGTGGATGGGCGGCCATGTGCTCGATCATCCCCGCATCATTTTCACCATTGCCGCGCTTGCACTGGCGGCGTCCGTCGCAGGCATTTTCCGTGTGGAGGTGGCGTTTGACCTGCGTCGTTCCTTCGGTACCGAGGTACCGTACATCGACCGTATCTGCCGCATCAGCGAAACGCCCCTCGGTTCCCTGTACTCCTTCGGCGTGGGCATAGAGTTTCCGAATCCCGACGAGGCCCGCCTGCCCGAGAACCTCAGGAAACTGGAAATTCTGACCGAGCGCATCCGCGAATTTCCGCTGACCAAGAAGGTGCACAGCGTGCTTGATGTGGTGAAGGATCTCAATCAGGTGCTGGATGCGGGTAATCCTGAAAGCTACGCCATACCCCGGACCCGCGAGGAAATAGCGCAGGTGCTGCTTCTTTACGAGAACGCCGGGGGCACCGAGGCGGAACGATGGATAGACTATGAATACCGCCGTCTCCGCGTGATGATAGAAATCGACGACTACAACTCCGGCGAGGCCGTGAGGGAGCTGGAAGCCATCCGTACATGGGGAAAGGAGCTTTTTCCCGGGGCCAGGGTCATCCTTACCGGTACGCTTTGCCAGTTCACGCAGATTCAGGATTATGTGAGCTGGGGGCAGGTGCAGTCCATTCTCATTTCCATGGTGGTCATATCCCTGCTCATGGCCGTGGTTTTCGGCAGTCTGAAAATAGGACTCATCGCCATGATTCCCAACATCCTGCCCGCGTTCTTCGTCTGTGCGGTGATGGGATTCTGCAATATTCCTCTGGACATGATGACGGTCACGGTCATTCCCATGCTGCTCGGCCTTGCCGTGGACGATACCATTCATTTCATCAACCACTGCCAGCTTGAGTTCATGCGTACAGGTTCCTACAGGGAGAGCGTGCGCATCACCTTCCTGAGCACGGGAAAGGCCATGCTGCTCACCTCGTCCATCCTGTGCCTGAGTTTTGCCGCATACATGTTCTCAAAGATGATCATTTTCGTGCACATGGGAATACTGGTGATCATCGGCATTCTGGCGGCGTTTCTTTCCGACTACTTCATTACGCCCAACCTGATCGTAAGGCTCAGAGTGTTCGGCGAGGAGCGCTGCGCCGGAAACGGGAAGGAAGGATAG
- a CDS encoding helix-turn-helix domain-containing protein — protein sequence MSSVKCLLDGTGRFGLEIHRFELSGGEYSLYGTEAFLNRLGFGYVVEGEMLLHAGGEHELRRHTLCVWGGGQGNGAVTGRSVDGTCVFLGITVAYEGIFDLFNREKESLNRKAAFLTVHRSLEPFLYTIPASVTAQLLLGQLLHVPYQGHLGQIYREIKGMELVLENLHQFFLQREYSCEMCAMHSKCVRVWQMMRENLERPMSIGELARSVGMSETSLKRTFRAMYGDSIFSSFQRHRMGEARKLLEESGYSVAEVAYRVGYESPGHFSRAFSRFYGCSPSVCRREGRKNVREG from the coding sequence ATGAGTTCCGTCAAGTGCCTTCTGGATGGTACCGGTCGTTTTGGTCTTGAAATACACAGGTTTGAACTCAGCGGGGGAGAATATTCCCTGTACGGAACCGAAGCCTTTCTGAACAGGCTGGGCTTCGGCTATGTGGTTGAGGGGGAAATGCTGCTTCATGCGGGAGGGGAACATGAGCTGCGTCGTCATACGCTCTGCGTGTGGGGGGGCGGGCAGGGGAACGGAGCCGTTACCGGCCGTTCCGTGGACGGGACGTGCGTTTTTCTCGGCATTACCGTTGCCTACGAAGGGATTTTTGATCTTTTCAATAGGGAAAAGGAGAGTCTCAACCGCAAGGCCGCCTTTCTTACCGTTCACAGAAGTCTTGAGCCTTTTCTCTATACCATACCGGCTTCCGTAACGGCGCAGCTTCTGCTGGGACAGCTTCTGCATGTCCCCTATCAGGGGCATCTGGGACAGATCTACCGTGAGATAAAGGGCATGGAGCTTGTGCTTGAGAATCTGCATCAGTTTTTCCTGCAGAGGGAATACAGTTGCGAAATGTGCGCCATGCACAGCAAATGCGTGCGCGTATGGCAGATGATGCGTGAAAATCTTGAGCGTCCCATGTCCATAGGAGAACTGGCGCGTTCCGTGGGCATGAGCGAAACAAGCCTGAAGCGTACCTTCCGTGCGATGTACGGCGATTCCATTTTTTCCTCCTTTCAGCGGCACAGAATGGGAGAGGCACGGAAACTCCTTGAGGAGAGCGGCTACAGCGTGGCCGAGGTTGCCTATCGCGTGGGATATGAATCGCCCGGGCATTTCTCCCGCGCCTTTTCACGCTTCTACGGATGTTCGCCCTCGGTCTGCCGCCGGGAGGGGCGCAAGAATGTCCGCGAGGGATGA
- a CDS encoding TonB-dependent receptor: MAKKRTGKLAASAVCGMCMLAGAWGESRAEELLVLPEVTVTANKIAEDQQKVPLSVSVISEDEVRDAGMDSLDDLSARVPNLVMPTGGLSMMKFPSIRGSQSIAHSYVPSVITYIDDVPLTSTTAYDAPLYNIDSIEVLRGPQGTLYGRNAAGGVIKITTRKPDNEIHGQVGVEVGTHNHVKPNIALSGPIIDDRLFAGGSFQFYNHRGNVWNDHTGTYVDDRRNYSGRFSLLFTPTEDWEIRLSAGMTKYDEGTFSMYSPNAFAIYDKVYGSGMTQMYHDMNGGTRTPRHVTSNENGYNRTMLNDQSLSIKYHVSPAWTFTSVTTRSEADIRFLVDYDFGPNFLPLEYGMASEDLNNSGMYDFGQEFRLTYDEGGVNAVIGAAYSHIDRRQRYDYYNSVGATNARDITNTYSLFSQVKLPFAERWALTLGGRLDYYHTGAWAHAKRAGMGMQAPYSGEESWFNVSPRVALEYAITDSNMLYASFSEGYKAGGFDSAYATPGHEKYDEEHVYSFELGSKNQFLDNRLRLNLAVFANKYNGMQVEKFTSGMGGYIDNAGNPWALGAEGEIAWMVLPGFELFAGVGYTHLRFDDITDDFYGRLNGNHVPYVPEWTYSVGASWRHESGFYARVDATGATRSYLNIDNSGYIPSHTLVNARAGYEFDNNVDVYAYVNNIFDKNYDYVRSFGGAYWVATEGVNGGVGISYRF; this comes from the coding sequence ATGGCAAAGAAGAGAACAGGAAAACTGGCGGCCTCCGCAGTATGCGGCATGTGTATGCTCGCCGGGGCATGGGGGGAAAGCCGGGCGGAAGAGCTCCTGGTTCTTCCGGAAGTCACCGTTACCGCCAACAAGATTGCGGAAGATCAGCAGAAGGTGCCTCTCAGTGTGTCCGTCATCAGCGAGGATGAGGTACGGGATGCGGGAATGGATTCCCTCGACGATCTTTCGGCACGAGTGCCCAACCTGGTCATGCCCACCGGCGGCCTGTCCATGATGAAGTTTCCCTCCATCCGTGGCTCGCAGTCCATCGCCCACTCCTATGTGCCGTCCGTCATCACCTACATAGACGACGTTCCGCTGACCAGCACCACCGCCTATGATGCGCCTCTGTACAATATTGATTCCATCGAAGTGCTGCGCGGGCCTCAGGGTACCCTGTACGGGAGGAACGCAGCGGGCGGCGTCATAAAGATTACCACCAGAAAACCTGATAATGAAATTCATGGTCAGGTTGGTGTGGAAGTCGGTACGCATAATCATGTGAAACCGAACATCGCCCTGTCCGGCCCCATCATCGACGACAGACTCTTTGCCGGCGGTTCCTTCCAGTTCTACAACCATCGCGGCAACGTGTGGAATGATCATACCGGCACCTATGTGGACGACCGCAGAAACTACAGCGGCCGCTTCAGTCTGCTTTTCACTCCCACGGAAGACTGGGAGATCCGCCTTTCCGCCGGCATGACCAAGTATGACGAAGGCACGTTCAGCATGTATTCGCCCAACGCCTTCGCCATATACGACAAGGTCTACGGCTCCGGGATGACGCAGATGTACCACGACATGAACGGCGGTACCCGGACACCGAGGCATGTGACCTCCAACGAGAACGGCTACAACAGGACCATGCTCAATGACCAGTCCCTGAGCATAAAGTATCATGTTTCTCCTGCATGGACGTTCACCTCCGTGACCACCCGCAGCGAAGCCGATATACGCTTTCTTGTGGACTACGACTTCGGCCCGAACTTTCTTCCGCTGGAATACGGCATGGCCTCGGAAGATCTCAACAACAGCGGCATGTACGACTTCGGGCAGGAATTCCGCCTGACCTACGACGAGGGCGGCGTGAACGCCGTCATCGGCGCGGCCTATTCCCATATCGACCGCCGTCAGCGCTACGACTACTACAACTCCGTGGGCGCGACCAATGCGCGTGACATTACCAATACCTATTCGCTCTTCAGCCAGGTGAAGCTGCCCTTTGCCGAACGCTGGGCCCTCACTCTTGGCGGCAGACTGGATTACTATCATACCGGCGCATGGGCGCACGCCAAGAGGGCGGGCATGGGGATGCAGGCTCCGTATTCCGGGGAGGAAAGCTGGTTCAACGTGTCTCCCAGAGTGGCGCTGGAATACGCGATTACGGACAGCAACATGCTCTACGCCAGCTTCTCCGAAGGCTACAAGGCCGGCGGTTTCGATTCCGCCTATGCCACGCCCGGCCATGAGAAATATGATGAGGAACATGTGTATTCCTTCGAGCTCGGCTCCAAGAACCAGTTCCTCGACAACAGGCTGCGTCTGAATCTCGCAGTCTTCGCCAACAAGTACAACGGGATGCAGGTGGAGAAATTCACCTCCGGCATGGGCGGCTATATCGACAACGCCGGTAATCCCTGGGCTCTGGGCGCGGAAGGGGAAATCGCCTGGATGGTGCTGCCCGGTTTCGAACTGTTTGCCGGCGTGGGCTATACGCATCTGCGCTTCGACGACATCACCGACGATTTCTACGGCAGGCTGAACGGAAACCATGTGCCCTATGTGCCGGAATGGACCTACAGCGTGGGCGCTTCCTGGCGTCATGAATCCGGTTTCTACGCCCGTGTGGACGCCACCGGCGCCACCAGGTCCTATCTCAACATCGACAACAGCGGCTACATTCCCTCGCATACGCTGGTCAACGCCCGCGCAGGCTATGAATTCGACAACAATGTCGACGTGTACGCCTATGTGAACAATATCTTCGACAAGAACTACGATTACGTCCGCAGCTTCGGCGGCGCCTACTGGGTGGCCACCGAAGGTGTGAACGGCGGTGTGGGCATTTCCTACCGGTTCTGA